The genomic DNA CGGACGGGTTCGACCTCAAGGCCTTCGCCATCCAGGGAGGCCAATTCACGGTGCAGTTCCAGGCTCCGGCGGGCACGGGAGTTTCCGTATTGCAGCTCTTGCCCGGCAAGCCCGGCAACCAGCGCACCGGCAATAAGGCCTTCACCCTCAAATCGATTTCCGTGCAAAATGCGGGCGGGTAAAACTAACATGAACAGAAAAACTTTTCTCTTCAGCTTGGGACTGGTGCTCGCAGCGGCCGCGCCGCTTGCCTATGCTGATACAGCGGTGGTCTCGGACGCGCAGGTAATCGATCTTGGCCAGAATAATTTCCTGCTCAAGCTGCGTTCCAGCGGGCCGCAGGCCTTTGACGCCACGCTGAAAAATCCGACGACCCTCGAAGTCCGGCTTTATCAGGCCACGCTGGGAACCTTCGCGGTTCCTTCGACGCCTTTCGGCGGCGTGACCTTTACGCAGGACAAAGCCGAGCAAGTGCTGATGCGCCTCACGCTGAATGACCCGACCCACAAGCCCCGCGTCCAGCAGGGCGACAGCGCGGACTCGGTGGACATTTACGTTCGCTGGATGACGGACAACAAAGCGCCAGTGCTCAGCGCCGTCAACGTCACGAACATCACCCAGACGGGCGCGGACATCACGTGGACGACCGACGAAGCCGCGGATTCCAGCGCGGCCTACGGGCTTTCCCAGCCTCCGGCGCAAACGACCACCGTCAACACGACGCCGTTTACCGCGCATAAAGTCACGCTGACGGGGCTCGCGCCCGGCAAGCTTTATTATTACAGCGCGCGCTCGGCCGACATCGCGGGAAATCTCGCGGCTTCGAACGTTCTTTCTTTCACGACCAAGGCGCCGGCCTTCGCGGAATCCGGCGGCCAGGTGGTCATCGAAGCCGAGCATTACGACGTGAAGACACCGCGCGCCGGAAAAGACTGGGTGCTGGAAAGCGCGCAGTCCGGAGCTTCCGGAAGCAGGTACGCGACCGCGCTGCCCAACAGCGGCGCGAATCTTTCTTCCTACGTGAATCAGAGCCCGGAGCTGGTCTACAACGTGCTTTTCACGGCGACCGGCACTTATTACGTCTGGATCCGCGGCGCGGGCCCGACGACAGCCGACGATTCCGTTCATGCAGGCATCGACGGCACCGGACCGGCATCCGCGTCCAACATGGACGGTTTTCCCGCGGCCTGGACGTGGAAGAATAAAACCACGAGCGGCGCCGCGGCCACGCTCGTCGTGCATTCGCCGGGCCTTCACACGATCCACCTCTGGATGCGCGAAGACGGTTTCCGCGCCGACAAAATCCTGCTCCGCCAGAACAGTTCCGCCACCGCGCCGTCAGGCACGGGTCCCGCCGAAAGCCCCCGCCAGTAATCCGGCGTTCCGGCTTTTCCGCGATTCCTCCATTCTCTCAAGAGGAAACGATATTTTCCCCTATCCCGCATCTCGCCGTCCCGCGTTTTAATGAGGGCCACGGGGGATTTCATGAGTGTGACACTGACCCAGACAAGCCCGTCGGAAACGCTGCGCAAGGAAGAAGACTATGTCCGCGTGCGCAGCGAGTCGGAACGCCTGTGCGAGTCTCTCGAGATCGAGGATTTCGCGGTGCAGGGCATGCCCGACGTGAGCCCGCCGAAATGGCACCTGGCGCATACAACCTGGTTCTTCGAGACGTTTTTTCTCGCGCCGCTCGAACCGCATCACAAGCCTTTTGACCCGGTTTTTTCCTACCTCTTCAATTCTTATTACGAAGCCGTGGGCGCGCGCCAGCCGCGCGGCAGGCGGGGCCAGATTTCCCGTCCTTCGGTTTCCCGGGTGCTGGAGTACCGCGCGAACGTGGACCAGCGCGTGGCCGAAGTCCTTGAAAAAAAAGCCGGGCGCCTGGGCGGCGAAGAGCTCCGCGTTTTCGATACGGGCCTGCATCACGAGCAGCAGCACCAGGAGCTCCTTCTCACCGACATCAAATACAATTTTTTCCTGAGCCCGTACCGTCCTGCCTACCTTTCCGAAGAAGCGCCCCCGGAAGGCGAGAGGGCGGGCGCGGCGCGCTGGATCGATTACGGCGGGTCGCTGCGCGTGGTCGGCCATGACGGCCGCGGTTTCGGCTTCGACAACGAAATGCCGGAACATCAGGCTTACGTCGAGCCTTTTTCGCTGGCATCGCATCTGGTGACGAACGCCGAGTACCTCGGCTTCATCGAAGACGGAGGATACGATCATGCGGAGCTGTGGCTTTCGGATGGGTGGGAAACGGCCCGCCGCGAAGGCTGGCGCGCGCCGCTTTATTGGGAAGCGGAAGGCAAATCCGAGTGGCGTGTCTTTACGCTTGCCGGCATGAAGAAGCTGAACATGGACGAGCCTGTCTGCCATTTGAGCTGTTACGAAGCGGACGCGTACGCGCGCTGGGCCGGATGCCGCCTTCCCACGGAAGCGGAATGGGAAACCGCGGCGCGCACGGCGGCCGTGGGCGGCAATTTCCGCGAATCCGGGCGCCTGCATCCCGCGCCTTCATCCGGCGGCCCGCTGGCCCGTCCCGCGCAGCTGTACGGCGATGTGTGGGAATGGACGCAGAGCCCGTACGCGCCGTATCCGGGTTTCAAGCCCGGTCCGGGCGCGCTCGGCGAATACAACGGAAAATTCATGTGCAATCAGATCGTGCTGCGCGGCGGCTCGTGCGTGACGCCGGCGTCGCACATCCGGCCCACATACCGCAACTTTTTTTATCCCCATCAGCGCTGGCAGTTTTCCGGCCTACGGCTGGCGCGTTAACCCGAAGAGGATCCCATGGTTTATTTTGCCCCGGGAAAAGAAACGTTCCTGCACGACGTGCTGGACGGGCTGCAGCGGCGGGAGAAGAAAATCCCGTGTAAATATTTTTACGACGAGCGCGGCTCGCGGCTCTTTGACGCGATTTGCCGCACTGAGGAATATTATCCGACGCGTACCGAAGTGCAGATCCTGCACAATTATGCCGCGGACATGGCGCGGCTCGCCGGGCCCGGCGCCGTGCTGGTGGAGCTGGGCAGCGGCAGCGGACTCAAGACGCGGCTTTTGCTGGAGTATTTGAGCCGTCCCGCGGCATTCGTGCCCGTCGACATCTCGCGCTTCCGCCTGATGGAAAGCTCGCGCGAGCTTCGGTCCCGGTTTCCGCGCCTTAAAATCCTTCCTGTCTGCGCGGACTTCACGGCGCCTTTCCGTCTTCCCGAGGCCGCCGGACGGCGCGTTTTTTATTTTCCCGGGTCCACCATTGGCAATTTCTCTCCCGAAGAAGCGGGGGAGCTGCTCGGCCGCCTCCTGGAAGACGCGGGCCCCGGAGGCGCGCTGCTCATCGGCGTCGACCTCAAAAAAGACAAACGCGTGCTGGAAGCCGCTTACAACGACCGGAGCGGCATGACCGCGGCCTTCAACCGCAACGTCCTTCGCCGCCTGAACGATGAGCTCGGCACCGGCATCTGCACGGAAAAGTTTACGCACCGCGCTTTTTACAACGAGGCTGAAGGGCGGATCGAAATGCACCTGGTCAGCGGCGCCGAGCAGACGATTGAGCTGGCCGGCGAAACCATCCGGCTTCGCGAAAACGAGAGCATCTGCACCGAGCATTCTTATAAGTACAGCCTCGAAGATTTCCAGAATCTCGCCGGGACTTTCGGGGCGTCGGTGGAAAGAACCTGGACCGATCCCGCTCGCCTTTTCAGCGTCCATTACCTCGCCCGTGCCTGACCGGGAAGGGTCCGGCAAGAAATCCTCCGGCGCGGGGCGGACGGTTGCGTTCCGGCCTCGATCCGGCTAGAATGCCTTTCCGATTCATTAAAAGTCGTATCCAAGCCGGAGGAACCATGAAAACCGCCCTTTCTTTCTTGTTGATCCTTGTTTGCGCCTCGCCGCTGTATGCCGCGCCCGCCGCGGAGCACGTGCATCCTCTCCATCCCGCGTCGCCGGAATTTGAAAGGATGAAGTCCCTTGTCGGAACATGGAAAGGAACGGGCCAGACCGGCGCCGAGAAGCCGACGGATGCGGCCGTCGAATACAAGCTGACGTCCGGCGGCACCGCGCTCGTGGAAACGCTTTTTCCCGGAACGCCGAATGAAATGGTTTCCGTGTATCACGACGGCCCGGACGGCAAGCTGACCATGACGCACTATTGCATGATGGGCAACCAGCCGAAGCTGGATCTTGTTTCGACGGGGGAGAACAAGCTCAGCTTCAAGAGCTCGCCCGCGAGCGGGATTCCCGAATCCGAAGACCAGATGGACGCGCTGGATCTTTCTTTCAGCGGCGACGCGCTGACGCAAACCTGGCAGGGGCGCAAAGGCGGGAAGCTGAGCGATCCCACGGTCATTTCCGTCAAAAAAGCGTCTTAACCTCATCCTCCCCGGAAGGAGCCGTTATGCCGGTCAAACCTGTTCCCGAGGAGTATCACACGCTCACGCCCTACCTGATCGTCCGGCGGGCGGACAAAGCCATTGAGTTTTACAAAAAAGTTTTCGGCGCGGCGGAAAAGATGCGCATGGAAGGGCCCGGCGGCAAAGTGGGCCATGCCGAACTCAAGATCGGCGACTCCACGTTCATGCTGGCCGACGAAGTTCCCGACATGGGCTTTCTGGGGCCGCAATCGCTGGGCGGTTCACCCGTCAACCTGCTCGTCTACGTCGAAAATTCCGACGCGATTTTCAATCGGGCCGTGGCCGAAGGCGCCGCCGTGCGGAAAGCCATGGCCAACCAGTTTTACGGCGACCGCAGCGGCACGTTCGAAGATCCGTTCGGCCACCTGTGGACGGTCTCCACGCATATCGAAGACGTGCCGGAAGACGAACTGCGCCGCCGCGCCGCGGAATGCATGAGCCAGCACGAAGCCAAAACCTGATCGATTGCCGGAAGGTCCGTTTCGGGTTAGAATCCCTCTCATGAAAAATGAGCCTGCGCAAGACGGCAAAAAAAGATGCGCCTGGATCCGGGATACGCTCATGCAGCGCTACCACGACGAAGAGTGGGGCGTCCCCGTGTCGGACGACCGCAAGCAATTCGAATTCCTGGTCCTGGAAAGTGCGCAGGCGGGCCTGAGCTGGGCCATTGTCCTGCGCAAGCGCGAGAATTACCGCAAAGCCTTTGCCGGTTTCGATCCCGTGAAAGTCTCCCGTTTCAAGGCCCCGCAGGTCCGCAAGCTTCTCAAAGATCCGGGCATCATCCGCAACCGCCTCAAGATCCAGGCCGCCATCAACAATGCCCGGCGGTTTCTCGAAATCCTTTCCGAACACGGTTCTTTCGCGAACTACCTGCGGACCTTTGTGGGAGAAAAGCCCCGCATCAACCGCTGGAAATCGCTCGCCGAGCTCCCGGCCCGCACGCCCGAATCCGACGCGCTCAGCAAAGATATGAAAAAACGCGGTTTCAAATTTCTCGGGTCCATCGTGCTGTATTCCCATCTCCAGGCCGTGGGCATGGTGAACGACCATGTCGTGAGCTGCTACCGGCACCGCGAATTAAAAGGCGCGCCGCGCCGGAAGCGGGCGGGACATGCTTGACGTCCTGATCGCGGGCGCAGGACCGGTGGGGCTTTCGCTCGCCCTGGGGCTTGCCCGCGCGGGAAAGTCCGTGCTCGTCCTGGAAAAAAAAGACCGCTTTGACCCGCACTCGCGTGCGCCTGCCATCTGGCCGCGCACGCAGGAAATCCTGGCCGGCCTCGGCGTCATCGACCGCTTTGTCCGGGAAGGGATCGTGCGTCCCGATTTTAATTTTACCGATGCGGACAAGGACCGCGTGCTTCTCTCGCTTTCTTTCCGCGAGCTGGCGGAAGAAACAAAATTCCCGCAGGCTTTGATCCTTCCTCAGAATAAGACCGAACAGTTCCTGTACGAAGCGCTGTCCCGGGAACCCAAGGCCGAAGTCAAATTTTCCAGCGAAGTCGTGAAACTTCTCCATGCGGACACGCATGTGACCGTGGAATACAAACAGAACGGGCAGCCTGCCGCGGCCGACGCCTTGTACGTCGCCGGATGTGACGGCGCGCACAGCGCGGTGCGCGAAGCGCTGGGATTTACCCTCGAGGGCCGCACGTACGGCATCCGGGCCGCGCTGGCCGACGTGCATCTGGGTGACGACAAGCCTTATGATTTTCCCCGGTTCTCCACGCAGGGCCCGTTCGCGGCGGGCATCCTCATCGAAAAAAGCCTGTGGCGCCTGATCCTGCTTTATCCGTCGTCGAGCCTGCTTTCGCTCGACGAGCGCGTGAAAGAAGGCGTCCGCGGACTCTTCGGCCAGGACCGGTACGAGCTTGTCTGGCAAAGCGAATTTCATCTTCATCAGCGCCTGAGCAGCGGCTTTGTCAGCGGCCGCGCGGCGCTTGCCGGGGATGCCGCGCATCTCAACAGCCCCGTGGGCGGGCAGGGGATGAACGCCGGTATCCAGGACACGGAAGTCCTGTGCAAAACGCTTCTCAAGGCCCTGGACTGCCGGGACCCCGAGGAGCTGCGGGCTTACGAACGCGAAAGGCGCCTGGCCGTGCGGAAAGGCGTCAACCGCTTTACGAACCAACTCACGAAAGTCCTGCTTTTCCGGGACGGCCGCTATATCAAAACCATCCTCGGCTTGGCGGGCCATGTCCTGAAAATTCCCTCTCTGCGGCATGCGTTCCTGCGGCGCATGGCCATGCTTCCGCGCCGTTAGGCGCGTCCCCCTGCGCAATCGGGATTTTGCCCGACACCAGTCCTCACTTTTTCCCGATTCGAACAAAGTTGATTTTCCATAAGCTAAAGGAGCCTGCACGCGACACTTCTATCAATCGTGAATCAGGCGGAGTTTTACTGTGAACATTCTCGTGGGAATTTTGAAGTATCCACCGGATTATGCGGGAGACGGGCTCCGGCTTCATCGTACGTTCCAGCGTCTCAGGAAGAAATCCCAGCTGGAAGACGTCTATGTCCTGACGTCCTGGGACAGGGCCGCCCCGCAAAAAAACGAAGTCGTCGACGGCATCTGTATCCTGCGCGACGTCGAGTGCACGCTGAAGCGCGATTTCCGCAGCTTCTCGAAAAAAATTGCGCTGCTCCGGCAGATTGCCGGAATGATCCGCAGTTTTTTTGAAATCGCGCCGCGGGTCGACCTTGTGCTGACCTCGGGCTCAGGATGGTTTCCCTCGCTTGTCGCGTGGCTTGCCTTTTTCGCCCGCAAGCCCGTCGTCAAAGAAATCGTGCTTCTCGGCAGCGACGATCCCCGGACCCTCCAAGCCGCAAAACCTTTCCCGCTGCGCTGGTTTTTCACTCAGCCTTTCCGTTTTGCCAAGCTCATCATCGCCATTTCTCCGCCGCTGGAAAAGGCCTGCCTGAACTGGGGCCTTCCGCAGGACAAAATCTGGTGCCGGCTGAATCCCATCGACATCGAATTTCCCGTCCAGCCCGAGATCGCCGACAGCCCCGAGCCCCCGCTTATTCTGTGGGTGGGCACGGTCAGCGCGCGCAAGAACGTCCACTTCCTGCTCAAAGCCGCGGCGCATTTCAAGGAGCCGGTGCGTATCTGGTTTGTCGGGCCCTGCGCGGACGGCGATTATTTTCTGGGGCTCCAGCAGCTTCAGGTCCGGCTGCCGCGCCACATCGAGGTCCGGTTCACAGGCGAGATCAAGGACATGCCCCGGCTCTGCCGGCTTTATTCCCGCGCCCGGCTGTTCTGGTTTGCCTCCCGGAGCGAAGGCATGGGCAACGTGGTGGCGGAATCGCTGATCTGCGGCACGCCGGTGGTGACGCTTCCCGTGATGGACATCATGAAACACTTGCTGCCGCACGCGGAAGACGGGGAAGTCGTGGACACCGAGGACCCGGAAGTCTTTGCCTCGGCCGCCGCGTCCTGGCTGAAAAAGAAAATCGACCGTGCGGGCATTGCCGCGCGCGCGCGGGAACGCTTCAGCGCGGAGCGGGTGGATGCCGGTTACGCCGCGTGGTTCCGTAAACTTTCTCATTCTCCGCTGCCGGAAAAAGCCTACGGGCGCGGCGCGATCTTAATCCCGGAAAGGATCTCATCATGATCGCCGACATTCTGCGTTCCGTGCACTGCCTTAATCGGATCCGGGCCAAAGAGCGCGCCTCTCTCGAAACGCTTTCGGCTTATCAATTCGAGCGCATGAAGAGCCTTGTCGGCCACGCCTATGAGCGCGTCCCTTATTACCGCCACGCGTACGGAAAAGCGGGCCTCCATCCGTCCATGATCCGCTCGTGGGATGATTTCAGGCGCCTTCCCATGCTGACCAAGCAGGACAGGCGCTCGAATCCCGCGGACGATTTTCTGGTTTCAGGCACGGACAAGGCGCGCGTGTGGACGTCCCAGACCACGGGATCCTCCGGCATCCCCATCACGGTCTGGCGTGACGCGGAAAGCGCGGCCTGGGACCGCGCGCTCATGAATTATGGCTTCGGCAAGCTCGGCATCCGGCCGTATCACCGTTTCTGCCAGATCTCCGCGATCCTTTCGGAAAAGCCCGCACGTCCGGGCCCGTTCGCAAAGCTCGGCTTCAAGCGCACGCACATCGTTTCGCTCCGGCAGCCCGACGAAATCATCCTTCGCGAAATGGAAGCCTTGAAGCCGGACGTGGTTTACACGTTTCCGTCGGTTCTTCTGCGCCTGTCCGAGGCGCTCAAGCGGGGAAAGGCGTCCGTGTCGCCGCGCTGGCTCATCGCGCAGGGGGAAGTCCTTCCGGATTCCTGGCGCTCGACGATCGAAGAAGCATTCGGCGCGCCGCTCTATCACACTTACGGGGCCACGGAAATCGCGCGCATCGGCTTCGAATGCCGCTGGCATCAGGGCTATCATTTGATTCCCGACGCGGCCGTCGTCGAGGTCTTGAAAGACGGCCGTCCCGCGGCGCCCGATGAAGAAGGCGATCTGGTCATCACCGGCCTGAACAGCCGCCTTTCGCCGTTCATCCGCTATCAAATCGGGGACCGGGGGATTTTGAGCCGCGCGGTTTGCCCGTGCGGGCTCACGCTTCCGCTGCTCAAAAACGTGGTGGGCCGTTCGGACGATTTTCTCGTGCTGCCCAGCGGCCGCAAGGTTTCGGCCCGGGCCGTGACGCATATGCGCTTCGACGGCATCCTCCAGTACAAGATCGTCCAGAAATCGCCCGCTCATCTGCAGGTGCTTGTCATCCCTTCCGAAACTTTCGGTGAAAACACGGCCGCGGAAATCCGCAAAGTTCTGGACGGCGCCTTTTTCGGAGAACCCCTCGAAATCGAGATCCTCAAAACCGAATCGCTTCCGGTTTCGCGCACGGGCAAGCTCCAGCTCGTCATGCGCGAATTCTGAACCGGGCTTCTTCCTAGGAGAAATCCCTCGTTTGCCCGACTTACAAATAATTCCCGGGTCTTAGCATAGGACAGGTGATCATGGAAGAAATTCTCATCGAGGAAATCAACGAATGGGGAATCGTGGGCAAGGACGGCGCCCTGACGCCTTGGGAATCCATCCGCGCGGTGGGCAAAAAAGAGACCCATAGCGCAAACGATTACACCGCCGGCGTGATGTTTGACGTGCTGGGCCACGAGACCGTCCGCTTCTACGCCGAGGACGGGCAGCCGGATCACCTGAGCGTCGCCAGCATCCGCGCGCGCAAAATCAAGGGCGTCGTCGACGAGATCCCGGTGCAGTTTTGCATGATCGCGGAAAAGCTGCTCCGTGAAGCGCGGCGTCATCCGCACATCCGTTTCGAGCACGTGAACGCGCAGGGCGGCGTGGAGCCGCTCAACATCGGCAAAGAGCTCCAAACGCTGGCCTTCCTGCGCAGCCCCGCCGTCAAGGCGGGCATCCGGCATGAACTGAAAAGAGAAGGAATCAAGGCCGCCGTCACCGCCGTGCTGTGCGGGATCGTGCTGGGAATTTTTTTCTGGCTGGCGCGCACTTATTTACGATGAGGCTCCGAGTTTGCCTGAGAGCACATTCCATGTTTCCCCGATACGAAACGAAAAAGCGCCGGCCTACAATGAAACCGTAACCGAGAAAGCGCGAAAAATTATTCTTACGATAACATCGGCCCGTGTTGGGAAGCGGTGAGTTTCTCTCGAACTGGCCCGCGGATCCGGGGGGGACTGCGGACTGGATTGGGAGCGGAATCCCAGGGCATTGCAAAATGCCCTGGGACTCATTCCGCATCGGCCGCTAACGAGAAAGGATGACGCATGGAAACGCCTCAGTCCAAAGCCGAAAAAGACGTGGTTTTCTCGCAGCCTTTTCTCGCGGACGTGGATGCGATCCGCCGCCGCGCGCGCCAGCACATCCAGGACGGCGCGGTCACGCAGGCCTATCACGCCGACCGTGAGACGATCCTCAAACTTTTGAACGAAGCGCTCGCGACGGAGATTGTCTGCGTGCTGCGCTACAAAAGGCATTACTTCATGGCGCAGGGGATCCATTCGCAATCCGTAGCCGCGGAGTTTCAGGAACACGCGGCCGAAGAGCAGGAGCACGCGGACCAGATCGCCGAGCGCATCGCGCAGCTGGGCGGGGAGCCGGACCTGAATCCGGAAGGCCTTCTTTCACGGAGCCATTCCGAATATTTAGAGGGCCGGTCCCTTCTGGACATGGTAAAAGAAGACTTGATCGCGGAACGGATCGCGATAGAATCCTACACGGCCATCGTCCAATTCATCGCGGACAAAGACCCTACCACGCGGCGTATCATGGAGGGCATTCTGCAGAAGGAAGAAGAGCATGCCGACGATCTTGCGAAAATTCTTTCGGCTCTTGATGATACGAATAAATAGCCGCCCCCGGCCCGAGGCGCGAAAACGCAAAAAGCGCCGCATCCGCACGCCGGTCTACTGCGCCCGTTAGCCCGCTTCGAGTCTCTCACCTCAATCCTGACGAAGTCCAGTTGTGTCCAGGCTTGTCCGGGATAGGGCTGGAGCCTTATTTTTATATGTAAATTTCCGGCAAATTCCTGCAAATCTGATTGTGGGTAAAAAAGGCTTCGCCTATAATGCGATCACCCCGCGGTGCCCCCCGGGAAATACCAATCGAAGGTGAGCTCATGATCGTTCGTTTTTTTTCGAAACTGCCGAAGATTTTTTCTGCCTTTTTGATTTCCTTTATCGCAGTGCTGTCCGCCGCCCAAACCGCGCATGCCGCGAGCGTGACGCTCGATGCCGTGTACTCGGGATGGTACCTGGACAACGGTTCCCATACCAACAGCAACCTGAACTATTTGACCGGCAGCTGCCCTACGGTTCCTTGCACCACCAATGGAGGTGAGCATCGGGGCTTTTTTATTTTCGATCTCACTTCGGTAACCGATCCCATCGTCAGCGCGACGCTCAGCCTGTTCAATCCGGATTACACCAGCGGCGATACCACGGAGACGCTGGACATCTACGACGTTTCCACCGATCCCGTCACTTTGGCGCAGACGGCCGTTGGCCAAACGGGTTATTTCGATGACCTGGGCACCGGCGTGAAATACGGTTCCACCAGCGTCAGCAATGCGGATGACGGTCAAGCCGTTCTGATTCCCCTCAATGCCGGAGCGCTTCTGGATTTGAACAATGCTTCGGGCTATTTTGCGTTCGGCGCGCGGCTCTCGACCCTTCAGGACAGCACCCTGCAGTACTTGTTCGGAAACAGCTCGGGAACAAGTCCGCGTAAGCTGCTTCTCGAAACGCAGGATGCCGTGGTGCCTTCGCCTTCCGTGCCGGAACCTTCCTCGATTCTCCTTGCCGGCATGGGACTTCTGCTCGGACTGGCGTTCAAGACGCGCCGCTAGGCCGGACCTTCGGAAGCGTAAAGAAAAAGGCGCTGCCTTTCGGCGAATGGGCCTCCACCCAAATTCTTCCGCCGTGGCGTTCCACGATTTTCTTGCAGATCGCAAGCCCCAGCCCCGACCCTTGGACGGCCATCCCCAGCTGCGTGAACGCCTCAAAAATCTTTCCCCGGTCTTCTTTTCGGATGCCCATGCCGTTGTCCTTTACCGCGATTTGCCATTCCAGCTCTTTTTCTTCCATCTCGATCCGGATCTCAGGCGAGGGCGAGTCATTGTATTTGAGCGCGTTCGAGATGAGGTTTTGGAAGAGCTGCCCTATTTGAAGGCTGTCGGCTGTGACCATGGGAAGCGGTTCGGTCAGAACGACCGCCTTCTTCTCCCGCAGGCGCGCCTGCATGTTATGAAGAGTGGCTTCAACGATTGTCGCGAGATTGACGGCTTGTAAGCGCGGCGGGGTGGCGCCGAACTTCGCAAGATTGAGAAGGGATTGAGTGAGGTTCTGGGCCCGGGCGGCCGCTTCGTAGATAAAGTCGAGAAACTGCTTCATTTCCGCCCCGGCATCGGCGCCGGCCCGGCGTTTGAGCAGATCCGCATACAGCGCCACGACGCGCAGCGGTTCCTGAAGATCGTGCGAAACCGTGTGCGCGAATTGTTCCAGGTCGCGGTTTGATTTTTTCAGGCTTTCCGCCAGGGTTCTGTAATCGGTGAAATCGCGGAAAATTTTGATGAAGCCGGCGACCGCGCCGTCCTCGGAATGGATGGCGGTCATGCTTCCACTTCCCCAGAATACCGTCCCGTCCTTGCGCAGATGCCAGCGCTCATCTTTGGCGCTGCCCCTTTCGGCCGCGGTTCCGATTTCTTTTTGCGGCTCCCCGCGCGCCCGGTCCGAAGGCGTAAAGATAATGGACGCTTCCTGGCCCAGGGCTTCCGCTTCCGCCCACCCGAGCAGGCGTTCGGCTCCGAGATTCCACTCCACAATACGACCCGCCGGATCAAGGCCGATCACGGCGAAGTCCGGGATTTCCTCGGCCAGCATTTGCAGGCATTCGGCTTTCTCCGAAAATTGGGCAAGTTTCTTCGAGGGCATAAGTTATTTTATCTTGTGTGATAAGAATGGCGATCAGTAAGAAGCATCATCGTTCGTCAGGCAAAAGAGCGGGAGTAAGCGCAAACTACCTGAAGCCGATTTGCCCAATGCCTGATTGCCGGAAACGGCGTCTTGTTATGAAATAGGCCGCGGTAAAAATAAGGAGGCACACCATGAACAAACTTCGTCAACTCGCGTTCATCTTGCTTTTAACGGCTTTTCTCGCGCCGGCCGCGCATGCGGACGTTGTCGTGACTGACACGACGCACTCGAGGGCCCATTGGGGGACGGGAGTCGCGGACACGCCGATCGGGACTCTGTTTTATTTCCTGGGCGACGTCGTCTCTTTTCCGTTCGACCTGCTGGGAGGACTTTTTTAAACGATGAAAAAGAAACAAACGGACCGGAAAAAAATGATCCCGGCTCTGC from Verrucomicrobiia bacterium includes the following:
- a CDS encoding ATP-binding protein, with the translated sequence MPSKKLAQFSEKAECLQMLAEEIPDFAVIGLDPAGRIVEWNLGAERLLGWAEAEALGQEASIIFTPSDRARGEPQKEIGTAAERGSAKDERWHLRKDGTVFWGSGSMTAIHSEDGAVAGFIKIFRDFTDYRTLAESLKKSNRDLEQFAHTVSHDLQEPLRVVALYADLLKRRAGADAGAEMKQFLDFIYEAAARAQNLTQSLLNLAKFGATPPRLQAVNLATIVEATLHNMQARLREKKAVVLTEPLPMVTADSLQIGQLFQNLISNALKYNDSPSPEIRIEMEEKELEWQIAVKDNGMGIRKEDRGKIFEAFTQLGMAVQGSGLGLAICKKIVERHGGRIWVEAHSPKGSAFFFTLPKVRPSGAS
- a CDS encoding ferritin-like domain-containing protein; amino-acid sequence: METPQSKAEKDVVFSQPFLADVDAIRRRARQHIQDGAVTQAYHADRETILKLLNEALATEIVCVLRYKRHYFMAQGIHSQSVAAEFQEHAAEEQEHADQIAERIAQLGGEPDLNPEGLLSRSHSEYLEGRSLLDMVKEDLIAERIAIESYTAIVQFIADKDPTTRRIMEGILQKEEEHADDLAKILSALDDTNK
- a CDS encoding PEP-CTERM sorting domain-containing protein — protein: MIVRFFSKLPKIFSAFLISFIAVLSAAQTAHAASVTLDAVYSGWYLDNGSHTNSNLNYLTGSCPTVPCTTNGGEHRGFFIFDLTSVTDPIVSATLSLFNPDYTSGDTTETLDIYDVSTDPVTLAQTAVGQTGYFDDLGTGVKYGSTSVSNADDGQAVLIPLNAGALLDLNNASGYFAFGARLSTLQDSTLQYLFGNSSGTSPRKLLLETQDAVVPSPSVPEPSSILLAGMGLLLGLAFKTRR
- a CDS encoding AMP-binding protein, whose product is MIADILRSVHCLNRIRAKERASLETLSAYQFERMKSLVGHAYERVPYYRHAYGKAGLHPSMIRSWDDFRRLPMLTKQDRRSNPADDFLVSGTDKARVWTSQTTGSSGIPITVWRDAESAAWDRALMNYGFGKLGIRPYHRFCQISAILSEKPARPGPFAKLGFKRTHIVSLRQPDEIILREMEALKPDVVYTFPSVLLRLSEALKRGKASVSPRWLIAQGEVLPDSWRSTIEEAFGAPLYHTYGATEIARIGFECRWHQGYHLIPDAAVVEVLKDGRPAAPDEEGDLVITGLNSRLSPFIRYQIGDRGILSRAVCPCGLTLPLLKNVVGRSDDFLVLPSGRKVSARAVTHMRFDGILQYKIVQKSPAHLQVLVIPSETFGENTAAEIRKVLDGAFFGEPLEIEILKTESLPVSRTGKLQLVMREF